A region from the Meiothermus sp. CFH 77666 genome encodes:
- a CDS encoding branched-chain amino acid ABC transporter permease, which produces MDFALVVQTALNGLANGALYAVIAAGFVLVYRATSVVNFAIAEFMLIGAYLTYTMSLFFPLVAAILLALPMAFLFGVLVERGFVRPLLGRNVVAVIMATIGLASTLDGAALILWGPDQKAMGAADVSQLPKEMPNLAFSVGGVFLSSKAVWSLLLALPLALLLVLGLKYSRYGVLLRAVSESETAALAMGINAPRVVAVAWGISAVMATVGGAFLAGAAGGGGPGHHLVLLGLIVFPVAILGGFDSVPGAVVAGLLIGLIEAFSQLYLESLLPGITQAIPFLIVLLVLLFRPYGLLGQHRIERV; this is translated from the coding sequence ATGGATTTTGCGCTTGTCGTTCAAACGGCCCTCAACGGTCTGGCCAATGGAGCCCTTTACGCGGTAATTGCTGCAGGGTTTGTTCTGGTTTACCGGGCGACCAGTGTAGTCAACTTTGCTATTGCCGAGTTCATGCTCATTGGGGCCTACCTGACATACACCATGTCGCTCTTCTTTCCGCTGGTAGCGGCCATTTTGCTGGCATTGCCGATGGCTTTCCTGTTTGGCGTGCTGGTCGAGCGGGGCTTTGTGCGGCCCCTGCTGGGCCGGAACGTTGTTGCAGTGATCATGGCCACTATCGGGCTGGCTTCCACCCTGGATGGCGCCGCGCTCATCCTCTGGGGCCCCGACCAGAAAGCCATGGGGGCTGCCGATGTTTCCCAGCTACCCAAGGAGATGCCCAACCTGGCCTTCAGCGTGGGCGGGGTGTTTTTGTCTTCAAAGGCGGTTTGGAGTTTGCTTCTGGCCTTGCCGCTGGCGCTCTTGCTGGTGTTGGGGCTCAAGTACAGCCGCTACGGAGTACTGCTGCGAGCCGTTTCCGAAAGTGAGACGGCAGCCCTTGCAATGGGCATCAACGCCCCCCGGGTAGTGGCGGTGGCCTGGGGCATTTCGGCGGTAATGGCCACGGTGGGAGGCGCCTTCCTGGCTGGAGCTGCCGGAGGTGGAGGGCCCGGGCATCATCTGGTGCTGCTGGGCCTGATTGTTTTCCCGGTGGCTATTCTCGGCGGCTTCGACTCGGTGCCGGGGGCGGTGGTGGCGGGGTTGCTCATTGGTCTGATCGAGGCCTTTTCGCAGCTTTACCTCGAATCGCTCCTCCCCGGCATTACCCAGGCCATCCCTTTCTTGATTGTGCTGCTGGTGCTCCTGTTTCGTCCGTATGGCCTTTTGGGGCAGCATCGAATCGAGCGAGTATGA
- the holA gene encoding DNA polymerase III subunit delta — MIQVFTGDSFLAREALLQEAHLQGLAPRLMPPEPALVAQEASGGLFGPSGALVDLRDLTEAEWKPLKEVLESLPSDAVVLLLDPRPTAARSKWYADKAQKRDHPTPGPKEMTNWVINRARHYDLKLPGAIASYLAGLVGGKGSAENPAMGLEALDQELKKLCLVSPPITLEKVQALAALDTPISGFDLVRSTTEGKLTQAFKYARELLERGEDPLRILGALSWQYVRVARAWALLQDDPMMGEGIAASALGMHPYAAKQTLLLAKKMTGEAVTQALEILIEAEEAAKTGRDMRLALERAIARLARIHQPAAH; from the coding sequence ATGATCCAGGTTTTTACCGGTGACAGCTTTCTGGCCCGAGAAGCCCTGCTGCAAGAGGCCCACTTACAGGGTCTGGCCCCCCGCCTGATGCCCCCCGAGCCCGCTCTGGTGGCCCAGGAAGCCAGTGGAGGGCTCTTTGGCCCCAGCGGGGCCCTGGTAGATTTGCGCGACCTGACCGAGGCCGAGTGGAAACCCCTCAAGGAAGTGCTGGAAAGCCTGCCATCGGATGCGGTGGTGTTGCTGCTCGACCCGCGCCCTACGGCGGCTCGCAGCAAGTGGTATGCCGACAAGGCCCAGAAGCGCGACCACCCCACCCCTGGCCCCAAGGAGATGACCAACTGGGTCATCAACCGCGCCCGCCACTACGACCTGAAGCTGCCGGGGGCCATTGCGTCGTATCTGGCGGGTTTGGTGGGGGGCAAGGGCAGCGCCGAGAACCCTGCTATGGGGCTGGAAGCCCTCGACCAGGAGCTCAAGAAACTCTGCCTGGTATCTCCCCCCATTACCCTCGAGAAAGTACAGGCCCTGGCGGCCCTGGATACGCCCATCTCCGGCTTTGACCTGGTGCGCTCGACCACCGAGGGCAAGCTCACCCAGGCCTTCAAGTATGCCCGCGAACTCCTCGAGCGGGGTGAAGACCCCCTGCGGATTCTGGGGGCGCTGTCCTGGCAGTATGTGCGGGTGGCCAGAGCCTGGGCGCTATTGCAGGACGACCCCATGATGGGGGAGGGCATAGCGGCCAGCGCCCTGGGCATGCACCCCTACGCGGCCAAACAGACCCTGCTGCTCGCCAAAAAAATGACCGGGGAGGCCGTTACCCAGGCCCTGGAAATTCTAATCGAGGCCGAGGAGGCCGCCAAAACCGGCAGGGACATGCGTCTGGCCCTCGAGCGAGCCATTGCCCGGCTGGCCCGCATTCACCAGCCAGCGGCGCATTAG
- a CDS encoding calcium/sodium antiporter produces MEFVLSLLLIAGGIVLLYFGGEALVKNAVVLARSWGISTMVVGLTVVAFGTSSPELAASLAAALSGSPAIAIGNVVGSNTLNILLILGVTALVAPIRAQAQFIKREVPIMIGSALLLFWFLYFDQQVSRLEGLLAVVLLGLYIWFLYQSSAGESAEVQGEFDQEYGRPVRASWQTYGGVVLGLVLLGVGARLLTIGAVELARAFGVPELIIGLTIVALGTSLPEVAASIMAALRREPDIALGNIVGSNVFNILGILGITALVQPIGLPWESIQRDMWVMLGASVLLWPFLVTGFRLGRREGGVFLGLYVIYVALLIRAAT; encoded by the coding sequence ATGGAGTTTGTGCTCAGCTTACTGCTCATTGCAGGCGGGATCGTGCTTCTGTACTTTGGGGGCGAAGCGCTGGTGAAAAACGCGGTGGTGCTGGCCCGTAGTTGGGGCATCAGCACCATGGTGGTGGGTCTGACGGTGGTGGCCTTCGGCACCAGCAGCCCGGAGCTGGCGGCCAGCCTGGCAGCGGCCCTTTCAGGTAGCCCGGCCATCGCCATTGGCAACGTGGTGGGTTCCAATACCTTGAACATCCTGCTCATCCTGGGGGTCACGGCACTGGTGGCGCCCATCCGGGCCCAGGCGCAGTTCATCAAGCGCGAGGTGCCCATCATGATCGGGTCGGCCTTGCTGTTGTTTTGGTTTTTGTACTTCGACCAGCAGGTAAGCCGCCTGGAGGGGCTTCTGGCAGTGGTCTTGCTGGGCCTGTACATCTGGTTCCTATACCAGAGCAGCGCGGGGGAAAGCGCCGAGGTACAGGGCGAGTTCGACCAGGAGTATGGCCGGCCCGTTCGGGCGAGCTGGCAGACCTACGGGGGGGTGGTGTTGGGGCTGGTGCTCCTGGGAGTGGGGGCCCGCCTCCTGACCATCGGGGCGGTGGAGCTGGCCCGGGCCTTCGGGGTTCCCGAGCTCATCATTGGCCTGACCATCGTGGCCCTGGGCACCAGCCTCCCGGAGGTGGCCGCCTCCATCATGGCGGCCCTGCGCCGCGAGCCAGACATCGCCCTGGGCAACATCGTGGGCTCCAACGTCTTCAACATCCTGGGCATCCTGGGCATTACGGCCCTGGTACAGCCTATTGGCCTGCCCTGGGAGAGCATCCAGCGCGACATGTGGGTGATGCTTGGGGCCAGCGTGCTCCTGTGGCCTTTTCTGGTCACCGGTTTCAGGCTAGGGCGCAGGGAGGGGGGCGTTTTTCTGGGGTTGTACGTGATTTATGTTGCCCTGCTCATCCGAGCGGCTACCTAA
- a CDS encoding peptidylprolyl isomerase: protein MNNPKVSIQTELGEIVLELFPAQAPITVANFLRYVDENRYQGATFYRTVRLDNQAQSPVKIEVIQGGLGMDDHPAKLPPIPLETTAKTGLHHRDGTLSMARLEPDSACSEFFICIGDQPELNFGGKRNPDGQGFAAFGRVVQGMEVVRQIQQRASGGDTPPVQGQQLLEPVKILSMQRI from the coding sequence ATGAATAACCCCAAAGTTTCAATCCAGACTGAGCTGGGCGAAATTGTACTCGAGCTCTTCCCTGCCCAGGCCCCCATCACGGTTGCCAACTTTTTGCGTTATGTGGACGAGAATCGCTACCAGGGTGCCACCTTCTACCGCACCGTGCGGCTCGATAACCAGGCCCAGAGCCCGGTGAAAATCGAGGTGATTCAGGGGGGGCTTGGGATGGATGATCACCCTGCCAAGCTGCCTCCCATACCGCTCGAAACCACCGCAAAAACAGGCCTCCATCACCGGGATGGTACCCTCTCGATGGCCCGGCTCGAGCCGGACTCGGCCTGTTCGGAGTTCTTTATCTGCATCGGCGACCAGCCCGAGCTGAACTTTGGGGGCAAACGCAACCCCGATGGGCAGGGCTTTGCGGCCTTTGGACGGGTGGTGCAGGGCATGGAAGTTGTGCGGCAGATACAGCAACGGGCCTCGGGGGGCGATACACCCCCAGTACAAGGTCAGCAGCTCCTGGAGCCGGTCAAAATCCTATCCATGCAACGCATATAA
- a CDS encoding TldD/PmbA family protein, with protein MLAEALVSEVLQKARAGGAELAELYVERWRRRALRVLSGEVKEATSGIEYGAGLRLFYGTEVVYAYTNDLSPESLLELTETLVKLKGSAGQVDAGGRGGLDFRKAVARGLHAPAIPFTARDKRYRLERIREAEAGAQVGPQIKQVQSNLMEWEQEVLVANSEGVWAEDRRVRTRLYVTAIAQDESGMQTGVVGPGLSMGLELFDRYPPAEIGRKAGMQALTNLRAKPAPAGSMPVVIGNGFGGVIFHEALGHLLETTSVAKKASVLSDKLGEKVASEVVTYIDDGTTPHGWGSQEFDDEGRPSERTVLIENGVLKSYMVDRLGSLLTGYRPTGSGRRQDYTFAPTSRMRNTFIAPGSTPREKLFEGIEYGLYAADMGGGQVRPGSGEYNFAVKEGYIIRHGRIEEPVRGAMLVGKGPESIQRIVAVSDDLEMGPGMCGSLSGSLPVEVGQPHLLISEIVVGGQA; from the coding sequence GTGCTAGCAGAAGCACTGGTTAGTGAGGTGTTACAGAAAGCCCGTGCAGGGGGGGCCGAGCTTGCCGAGCTATATGTGGAGCGCTGGCGGCGGCGGGCCCTGCGGGTGCTTTCGGGCGAGGTGAAGGAAGCCACCAGCGGCATCGAGTATGGGGCGGGCCTGCGGCTCTTCTACGGAACCGAGGTGGTGTACGCCTATACCAACGACCTGAGCCCCGAGAGCCTGCTGGAGCTAACCGAAACCCTGGTCAAACTCAAGGGCAGCGCCGGGCAGGTGGACGCTGGTGGCCGGGGTGGGCTCGACTTCCGCAAGGCGGTGGCCCGGGGTTTGCACGCGCCCGCCATTCCCTTCACGGCCAGAGACAAACGTTACCGTCTGGAGCGCATCCGTGAGGCCGAGGCGGGGGCCCAGGTGGGGCCTCAGATCAAGCAGGTGCAGAGCAACCTGATGGAGTGGGAGCAGGAAGTCCTGGTTGCCAATAGCGAGGGTGTCTGGGCCGAGGACCGCCGGGTGCGGACGCGCCTCTACGTGACCGCCATCGCCCAGGACGAAAGCGGGATGCAGACCGGGGTGGTGGGGCCGGGGCTGAGTATGGGCCTCGAGCTCTTTGACCGCTACCCTCCCGCCGAGATTGGGCGCAAGGCCGGGATGCAGGCCCTGACCAACCTGCGGGCCAAACCGGCTCCGGCCGGCAGTATGCCGGTGGTGATTGGCAACGGCTTTGGCGGCGTGATCTTCCACGAGGCGCTGGGACACCTGCTGGAAACCACTTCGGTCGCCAAAAAGGCCAGCGTTCTTTCCGACAAGCTTGGGGAAAAGGTGGCCTCCGAGGTGGTGACCTACATAGACGACGGCACCACCCCCCACGGCTGGGGCTCGCAGGAGTTCGACGACGAGGGCCGGCCCAGCGAACGTACGGTACTGATCGAGAATGGGGTGCTCAAGAGCTACATGGTAGACCGGCTCGGGAGCCTGCTCACCGGCTACCGGCCCACCGGCTCGGGCCGCCGTCAGGACTACACCTTTGCCCCTACCAGCCGGATGCGCAACACCTTCATTGCCCCCGGCAGCACGCCCAGGGAAAAACTTTTCGAGGGCATCGAGTACGGCCTGTATGCCGCCGATATGGGCGGCGGGCAGGTACGACCCGGCTCGGGGGAGTACAACTTTGCCGTCAAGGAAGGCTACATCATCCGCCACGGGCGCATCGAGGAACCGGTGCGGGGGGCCATGCTGGTGGGCAAGGGCCCCGAGAGCATCCAGCGCATTGTGGCGGTATCGGACGACCTCGAGATGGGCCCCGGCATGTGCGGCTCGCTTTCGGGCAGCCTGCCGGTGGAGGTGGGCCAGCCCCACCTGCTCATTTCGGAGATTGTGGTGGGAGGGCAAGCCTAG
- a CDS encoding N-acetylmuramoyl-L-alanine amidase, with translation MAVLRFFATIMAVLWLGATQGQSLPPPRIGDQPGFTRVVLELPKDATYTLEPLGAALRVTLPGQSVAPGIHFASLPELAGYVLEQHEDKAVLILLTPQGVTPRSGYKTMTLAALEGNGQRLVIDLSGAFVDTSPLPPPPGFRFVKANGRRFSVVVDAGHGGPDPGAIGPVAEKAVNLEVALRVRRLLQEAGVEVTLTRESDTAFSPDKRTDLTQRVALAEGKHLFVSIHANATVPARADGWCGLEVYYYGPPGARPFFPPPAPLTPTPPVAITSSPLDVLTTLAQPGTLDPGAQPGPEDVNPIPPQSLPTPTPQMNSARRMELSRTLASRVLSYMLGATAAVNRGVRSADFFVIRYTSVPAILVEMGYLSHPIEGQNLRDSNYLDRISYGIARGVLEYLENDHPLE, from the coding sequence TTGGCGGTTCTTCGCTTTTTTGCCACCATTATGGCCGTGCTGTGGCTGGGTGCAACCCAGGGCCAGAGCCTGCCGCCGCCTCGGATAGGCGACCAGCCGGGCTTCACGCGGGTGGTGCTGGAGCTGCCCAAGGATGCTACCTACACCCTCGAGCCCCTGGGCGCGGCCCTGCGCGTCACCCTGCCGGGGCAGAGCGTAGCCCCCGGGATTCACTTCGCGAGTCTACCTGAGCTGGCGGGCTATGTCCTGGAGCAGCACGAGGATAAGGCGGTGCTGATCCTGCTCACGCCCCAGGGGGTCACGCCCCGCTCAGGGTACAAGACCATGACCCTGGCGGCCCTGGAGGGCAACGGGCAGCGGTTGGTGATTGACCTTTCGGGGGCCTTTGTGGACACCAGTCCGCTGCCGCCCCCCCCTGGCTTTCGCTTTGTCAAGGCCAATGGACGGCGCTTTTCGGTGGTGGTGGACGCTGGGCACGGCGGGCCCGACCCTGGGGCCATTGGGCCGGTGGCGGAGAAAGCGGTGAACCTCGAGGTAGCCTTGCGGGTGCGCCGCCTGCTGCAAGAGGCCGGGGTGGAGGTGACCCTGACCCGCGAAAGCGATACGGCCTTTTCGCCCGACAAGCGCACCGACCTGACCCAGCGCGTAGCCCTGGCCGAGGGCAAACACCTCTTTGTTTCCATCCACGCCAACGCCACCGTGCCCGCCCGGGCCGATGGGTGGTGCGGCCTGGAAGTCTACTACTATGGCCCTCCTGGTGCCCGCCCCTTCTTCCCGCCCCCGGCCCCCCTCACGCCCACCCCGCCTGTGGCCATCACCTCCAGCCCTCTGGACGTACTAACCACCCTAGCCCAGCCGGGCACCCTCGACCCCGGCGCCCAGCCCGGCCCCGAGGATGTCAACCCCATCCCGCCCCAAAGCCTGCCCACCCCCACCCCGCAGATGAACTCCGCACGGCGCATGGAGCTCTCGCGCACCCTGGCCTCGAGGGTGCTTTCTTACATGCTGGGGGCTACCGCCGCCGTCAACCGAGGGGTACGCAGCGCCGATTTCTTTGTGATTCGCTACACCAGCGTGCCGGCCATCCTGGTGGAGATGGGCTATCTGAGCCACCCCATAGAGGGACAGAACCTGCGCGATTCTAACTACCTGGACCGCATCAGTTATGGCATCGCTCGAGGGGTGCTGGAGTATCTGGAGAACGATCATCCGCTCGAGTGA
- a CDS encoding TldD/PmbA family protein, translating to MTFEEARDYLLQKAKALGIDAEVLATHTRELTIQAHDGKVEEITQATQGGIGVRVVVEGKTGYAYTEERTPEALDWVLQEAHENALLQSETGGFLPAGGALGQHDLLGEGLSAPLEHKRQAALDLEAGLRADARVKQVQMTRYSERETQATLGSTQGVAGAFRNGYALLLTSAIMAEGSSLKQGYEFDLSREFHALEPGRTAQAFLQNTGRLLGARPLKTGRYKAYFEPKAFGQLLGMMGWFLLSAKNVLEGKSLLAGKMGQRVASEMFTLVDDPTLPDGLASRPFDAEGTAAKRTVFIENGLLRTFAHNSETARKMGVENTGHASRSYKGVLGVAPTNLFVQPGQGVQQDEGIIISDLMGLHAGANPISGEFSLQALGLKVEGGEVAYPVENFTVAGNFLELLANITALGTELEWNPLMGIVGSPMVEVAELSFAGA from the coding sequence ATGACTTTTGAAGAAGCCAGGGACTATCTGTTACAAAAGGCCAAGGCGCTGGGAATTGATGCCGAAGTGCTGGCCACCCACACCCGCGAACTGACCATCCAGGCCCACGATGGCAAGGTGGAGGAGATTACCCAGGCCACCCAGGGGGGGATCGGGGTACGGGTAGTGGTGGAGGGCAAGACCGGCTACGCCTACACCGAGGAGCGCACCCCGGAAGCCCTGGACTGGGTGCTCCAGGAGGCCCACGAGAACGCCCTCTTGCAGTCGGAGACGGGGGGTTTCCTGCCCGCCGGGGGGGCGCTGGGCCAGCACGACTTGCTGGGCGAGGGGCTTTCGGCGCCTTTGGAGCACAAGCGCCAGGCGGCGCTCGACCTCGAGGCTGGTTTGCGGGCCGATGCCAGGGTCAAGCAGGTGCAGATGACCCGCTACTCCGAGCGCGAGACCCAGGCCACCCTGGGTTCCACCCAGGGGGTGGCGGGGGCTTTCCGCAACGGCTATGCCCTGCTCCTGACCAGTGCCATCATGGCCGAGGGCAGTAGCCTCAAGCAGGGCTACGAGTTCGACCTCTCCAGGGAGTTCCATGCCCTCGAGCCGGGTCGCACCGCCCAAGCCTTCCTGCAAAATACCGGCAGGCTGCTGGGGGCCCGCCCGCTCAAAACCGGGCGCTACAAAGCCTATTTCGAGCCCAAAGCCTTTGGGCAACTCCTGGGGATGATGGGCTGGTTCCTGCTCTCGGCCAAGAATGTGCTGGAGGGTAAGAGCCTGCTGGCTGGAAAGATGGGGCAGAGGGTGGCTTCGGAGATGTTTACCCTGGTAGATGACCCCACCCTGCCCGACGGGCTGGCCTCGCGCCCTTTCGACGCCGAGGGCACCGCCGCTAAGCGCACGGTCTTTATTGAGAACGGCCTGTTGCGAACCTTCGCCCACAACTCGGAGACCGCCCGCAAAATGGGGGTCGAGAACACCGGTCATGCCTCGCGCAGCTACAAAGGCGTGCTGGGTGTAGCGCCGACCAACCTTTTCGTACAGCCGGGGCAGGGCGTACAGCAAGACGAGGGCATCATTATTAGCGACCTGATGGGCCTGCACGCCGGAGCCAACCCCATCTCGGGCGAGTTCAGCCTGCAAGCCCTGGGCCTCAAGGTGGAGGGGGGCGAGGTGGCCTACCCGGTGGAGAACTTTACGGTGGCGGGCAACTTCCTGGAGCTGCTAGCCAACATCACTGCGCTGGGTACGGAGCTCGAGTGGAACCCCTTGATGGGCATCGTGGGCTCACCCATGGTCGAGGTGGCTGAACTGTCTTTTGCCGGGGCGTAG
- a CDS encoding ABC transporter ATP-binding protein, protein MAEINVENLKVVYRGVILALQGVSMRAATGEAIALLGPNGAGKSTLVRAMSGLLPQYDGRVLDGKIVINGREANHLPALQVASLGLTAILEGRPIFRYLTVMENLRAAAHKLSPQRQKEITDEIFTRFPRIYERRFEQGGYLSGGEQQMLLLGMALLTEPKILVVDEPSLGLSPKLTEEVMRVLDELRRDKGLTLVLVEQNARAAFSIVERVYVMEQGRVVFEGTAQEAQADADVMEFYLGGAVAGGFSEAKRYRRRKRWV, encoded by the coding sequence ATGGCTGAAATAAATGTCGAAAACCTGAAGGTGGTCTACCGGGGGGTCATCCTGGCCTTGCAGGGCGTGAGTATGCGGGCCGCCACCGGCGAGGCCATTGCGCTTTTGGGGCCTAACGGGGCTGGCAAGAGTACCCTGGTGCGGGCCATGTCGGGCCTGCTACCGCAGTACGATGGTCGGGTTCTGGACGGCAAGATTGTCATCAACGGGCGGGAGGCCAACCACCTGCCCGCCCTGCAAGTCGCTTCGCTGGGCCTGACGGCGATCCTCGAGGGCCGCCCCATATTTCGCTACCTGACCGTGATGGAAAATCTGCGGGCCGCGGCCCACAAGCTCTCGCCGCAGCGCCAGAAGGAGATTACCGACGAAATTTTTACCCGCTTCCCCCGCATCTACGAGCGCCGCTTTGAGCAGGGGGGCTACCTTTCGGGGGGCGAGCAGCAGATGCTCTTGCTGGGCATGGCGCTCCTCACCGAACCCAAAATTCTGGTGGTGGACGAGCCCAGCCTGGGCCTCTCGCCCAAGCTGACCGAGGAAGTGATGCGGGTACTCGACGAGCTGCGCCGCGACAAGGGCCTTACCCTGGTGCTGGTCGAACAGAACGCTCGAGCGGCCTTTTCCATCGTAGAGCGGGTGTATGTGATGGAGCAGGGCCGGGTGGTCTTCGAGGGCACGGCCCAGGAGGCCCAGGCCGATGCCGACGTGATGGAGTTTTACTTGGGTGGCGCGGTGGCGGGGGGGTTCTCCGAGGCCAAGCGCTACCGCAGGAGGAAACGATGGGTCTGA
- a CDS encoding ABC transporter substrate-binding protein, translated as MNRRQVLKAGLAASAVYSPWMIARAQARPVKLAAILPLTGAFAFAGNAALDAFRDAADRINDAGGIGGRRFELVVEDDGYDVARGTAVFNRIVQRESPEELVFVYGNSTGLSKALAPEITRLRLPYTATSFSNELADPQTYPTIFVFGPTYNDMAGALLQQIRRQKGRGAKIFLCYSNSEFGRDPIPFIKEQSARLGFQIVGEEVTPLAIADATPIVTKLRQAQPDFVILQGYVLTVEPILVRAAREQGIRATFMGTYYSAELALMQRAGAAADGFIVTYHNAYYYDTTVPAVEQIRALRRAKGRDLSYRTTYYMGSWMAMDVIAEAMRRAAAAGKLTRPGMIEALDTLGDYNAAGQARNMRWVNRRLPFTKLWRANVRDGRFDAITDWVDGSKL; from the coding sequence ATGAATCGTCGGCAAGTGCTCAAAGCAGGTCTGGCTGCTTCTGCGGTGTATAGCCCCTGGATGATTGCCCGTGCGCAGGCCCGCCCGGTCAAGCTCGCGGCCATTCTGCCCCTCACGGGCGCCTTTGCCTTTGCGGGTAATGCTGCATTGGATGCATTCCGCGATGCGGCCGACCGGATCAACGACGCAGGTGGTATCGGTGGGCGACGCTTTGAGTTGGTTGTTGAGGATGACGGCTACGATGTGGCCCGTGGAACAGCGGTCTTCAACCGCATTGTGCAGCGCGAGAGCCCCGAGGAGCTGGTGTTTGTATACGGCAACTCCACCGGTCTCTCTAAAGCCCTCGCTCCCGAAATTACCCGCCTTCGCCTTCCCTACACGGCCACCTCTTTCTCCAACGAGCTGGCTGATCCGCAAACCTACCCCACCATCTTTGTGTTCGGCCCCACCTACAACGACATGGCGGGCGCTCTGCTACAGCAGATTCGCCGCCAGAAAGGGCGCGGTGCCAAGATTTTCCTGTGCTACTCCAATTCCGAGTTTGGCCGCGATCCCATCCCCTTTATCAAGGAGCAGTCGGCCCGTCTAGGCTTCCAGATTGTGGGTGAGGAAGTAACCCCTCTGGCTATTGCCGATGCCACGCCGATTGTGACCAAGCTGCGCCAGGCCCAGCCCGATTTTGTAATTCTGCAGGGTTACGTACTGACTGTTGAACCCATTCTGGTGCGGGCTGCACGGGAGCAGGGCATTCGCGCTACTTTCATGGGCACCTATTACTCGGCAGAGCTGGCCCTCATGCAGCGGGCTGGGGCGGCGGCTGATGGCTTTATCGTCACTTACCACAACGCTTACTACTACGACACCACCGTACCCGCAGTGGAGCAAATACGCGCGCTGCGCCGGGCCAAGGGCCGCGACCTTTCTTACCGCACTACCTACTACATGGGTTCCTGGATGGCCATGGACGTGATTGCCGAGGCCATGCGTCGGGCTGCTGCGGCTGGCAAGCTAACCCGCCCCGGCATGATCGAGGCCCTGGACACCCTGGGCGACTACAATGCAGCAGGTCAGGCTCGCAACATGCGCTGGGTCAACCGTCGCCTACCCTTCACCAAACTCTGGCGTGCCAACGTGCGGGATGGGCGCTTTGACGCCATTACCGACTGGGTGGACGGCTCGAAGCTCTAA
- a CDS encoding DUF4160 domain-containing protein: MLTLMRRGGFRFYVKSGSAQEKPHIFVTRDGNTWAKFTLKPVNVVINSGLARNELTRLQGVVADLEPQLLQLWWEYASSQGVKPEAEKSDKHGHKPGPSDESPAPHEPTPEPTALEPVA; encoded by the coding sequence ATGTTGACGCTCATGCGCCGGGGTGGTTTTCGCTTCTATGTCAAGTCGGGCAGCGCCCAGGAAAAACCGCACATCTTCGTAACCCGCGACGGCAATACCTGGGCCAAGTTCACCCTAAAGCCCGTCAACGTGGTCATCAACAGCGGCCTGGCCCGCAACGAGCTGACCCGGCTACAGGGGGTGGTGGCCGACCTCGAGCCCCAGCTTTTGCAGCTTTGGTGGGAATACGCCAGCAGTCAAGGGGTCAAGCCCGAAGCCGAAAAGTCCGACAAACATGGGCATAAACCCGGCCCATCTGACGAGTCGCCAGCGCCGCACGAGCCCACTCCCGAACCAACGGCGCTCGAGCCCGTGGCGTAA
- a CDS encoding DinB family protein: MEKLEYVQKNLEALGDRDPLEVLAQTPELLSDLFPRLDMSRGCELTHWTAGEIYCHLADLEIGYGFRLRQALAGAEKAQAFDHDRWGIRYRNYESYSARLALDAFSGLRRWNLELLRHLEPQDWDRVAYHPKRGPETIAFIVKMLAGHDLRHLKELEYIASYVEAG, translated from the coding sequence ATGGAAAAACTCGAGTATGTCCAGAAGAACCTCGAGGCCCTGGGCGACCGTGACCCCCTGGAAGTGCTGGCGCAGACGCCTGAACTGCTGAGCGACCTGTTCCCACGCCTGGATATGAGCCGCGGCTGCGAACTCACGCACTGGACGGCGGGGGAGATCTACTGCCACCTGGCCGATCTCGAGATTGGCTACGGCTTCCGCCTGCGCCAGGCCCTGGCGGGGGCCGAAAAAGCCCAGGCGTTTGACCACGACCGTTGGGGTATTCGCTACCGCAACTACGAGAGCTACTCGGCCCGGCTGGCCCTGGACGCTTTTAGTGGCCTGCGGCGCTGGAACCTCGAGCTTTTGCGCCACCTCGAGCCCCAGGACTGGGACAGGGTGGCCTACCACCCCAAACGCGGCCCCGAGACCATCGCTTTCATCGTCAAGATGCTGGCCGGCCACGACCTGCGGCATCTGAAAGAACTGGAGTACATCGCCTCGTACGTGGAGGCCGGTTGA